The following proteins are encoded in a genomic region of Triticum dicoccoides isolate Atlit2015 ecotype Zavitan chromosome 1B, WEW_v2.0, whole genome shotgun sequence:
- the LOC119349341 gene encoding F-box protein At5g07610-like produces MRTVASLTDDLLVEILSRLPVKSLRRCMCVSRTWQGTISHPHNRRQLPQTLEGFFYVPESKPAPAPSFTNVTGTGRPLVSPLFDFLPQHQSIFLLSCCNGLLLCRCWEGQDDFHYVVCNPAKEGWVRLPGSVNAGTKCMARLGFDPAVSDHFHVFEFSEAHDISQAGMEVYSSETEEWVHKENGWIDTEDDEAFVSLVGHHSGDVFLNGCLHFLTMDDDIAVVDTEGKTWRKIPVPELGTVGLIQKSQGYLHFVNFLETDDGMVQLVVYVLENYRSQEWILKHSTDGSYIFGERDTDLIQGFQWVAMHPDCNMIFLTVGWDNTLVSYDMDHHQVQEICDLGGDDDPRYLPYVPLYSELQTLHMRHKN; encoded by the coding sequence ATGCGGACGGTGGCTAGCCTCACCGACGACCTCCTCGTCGAGATCCTCTCCCGTCTCCCCGTCAAGTCGCTCCGCCGCTGCATGTGCGTCTCCAGGACCTGGCAGGGCACCATCTCGCACCCGCACAACCGCAGGCAGCTGCCCCAGACCCTCGAGGGTTTCTTCTACGTGCCCGAGAGCAAGCCCGCGCCAGCTCCCAGTTTCACCAACGTCACCGGGACAGGCCGCCCTTTGGTCTCTCCTCTCTTCGATTTCCTGccgcagcaccagagcatcttcctGCTGTCCTGCTGCAACGGCCTCCTCCTCTGCCGCTGCTGGGAAGGCCAGGATGACTTCCATTACGTCGTGTGCAATCCAGCGAAGGAGGGGTGGGTCCGGTTGCCCGGTTCCGTCAATGCCGGCACCAAGTGCATGGCACGTCTAGGTTTTGACCCGGCCGTGTCGGATCACTTCCATGTGTTTGAGTTCTCCGAGGCTCACGACATCAGCCAGGCCGGAATGGAGGTGTATTCCTCTGAAACAGAGGAATGGGTTCACAAGGAGAACGGATGGATTGATACGGAAGATGATGAAGCATTTGTTTCCCTTGTTGGTCATCACTCGGGAGATGTGTTTCTTAACGGCTGTTTGCATTTTCTCACCATGGATGATGATATAGCCGTGGTGGACACCGAGGGGAAAACATGGAGGAAGATACCTGTCCCTGAACTTGGCACTGTTGGTCTCATTCAGAAGTCTCAGGGTTATTTGCATTTTGTCAATTTTCTTGAAACTGATGATGGTATGGTTCAACTGGTGGTTTATGTTCTTGAGAACTACCGCAGTCAAGAATGGATATTGAAGCATAGCACTGACGGTTCATATATATTTGGAGAGAGAGATACTGATCTTATACAAGGCTTTCAGTGGGTTGCAATGCATCCAGACTGTAACATGATCTTCTTAACTGTGGGGTGGGATAATACTTTGGTCTCTTATGATATGGATCATCACCAAGTTCAAGAGATCTGCGATCTTGGAGGAGACGACGACCCGCGATATCTCCCATATGTGCCATTGTACTCAGAGTTACAAACTCTACACATGCGACATAAAAATTGA